TGTATGGGGGTATAGTCCTGCATCTCATCTACAAGAACATGCTTTATCACCGTATTTTTATGCTTATTTCCTTCAAGGAATATCTGTACATAAATAAGAGGGAATACATCGGCCCATTCCAAGGTGTTCTTCTCAGCCATTTTGAAGCCTTTTTCATAGCCGATATGCTTATAGAACTGCTTATAAAGGGCAAGAGGGTCAAGATATAAAAAAGATTTTTCAATATGCTTTCTTATTTTTCTTGCAATAGCAATTTCTGCTTCGTCCCGAAACTCCATTTTATAATTTTCTGAGAAGAAAATCCCCATTTTTTCTATTCGGGTTTTTATAGGGTCGCTTTTATAAAGCTCGTATCTTTTTTTAAGCTGGGCTTTTGAGACCCTGAACCCTCCGTAATTAATATCCTCCGGCTGAAAAAACTCCTCGTCGGCATATTTTAAAAAGGCGTTAAGCTCCTTAATAAATTTAACCGTTGCCTTAAGGCTCAGCCTTTTGATAAAATCCTTATCTTTATTTTCAAGAATCTTTTCTACCTGCTGGAAAAATGTCTGGAATTTATAATCCTCTCCCAGAAACTCCTCCGCCAAGTCCTCAAAGCCTGTTTCATATATATTTTCTTCTCCAAGCTCCGGCAACACGTTTGATATATAGCTTCCGAATACCTTGTTTGGGGATATGATAAGGAAGTTTTCACTTCTAAGGTTTCCTTTGTTCCTGTAAAGGAGGAAGGCAGTTCTGTGAAGGGCGATGGAGGTTTTCCCTGAGCCTGCCGCCCCCTGTATAATCAATACCTTCGCCTTATTGTTTCGTATGATAGCGTTCTGTTCCTTTTGTATGGTGGAAACGATGTTTTTCATCTTCTCATTCGAATGCTTGCTTAGCTCCTTTTGAAGAACATCGTCGTTGATATTCAAATCGCTTTCTATCATATATTCCATTTGGGAATCTCTTATTTTATACTGGCGTTTTCTTGCAAGCTCTCCGGATACTACGCCGGAAGGGGCTTCATAAAATGCTTCTCCCTTTTCAAAATCATAGAAAATACTTGATAAGGGCGCTCTCCAGTCAAATACAAGCGGATTGGAATAAGTGCTTTCGCTGAAGCCGTATATGCCGATATAATAGGCTTCCTCGCCTTTTTCCTCTTCTTTAAAGTCTATGCGGCCGAAATAAGGGCTTTTGATGGACTTTTCCAGCTGATGAAAATTCTTTAAAGCCATTTCGGCGAAAATAACGTCTTCTTCAATATCCATTCTGCTTATGGCTCTTTCAGCCATGTCGCTTGACTGGGGACTGCTCCATACGTATTTTTTCTTTTCTACGATGCCTTCCGTATAGCCCTCTATTTTTTCCGTGGCTTTCCCCTTTGCCTTTTCCATAAGGGAAATGACTTCCTCAAGATATTTCTTTTCATCTTCCAAATGTGGATTTAGCATTTTATCTACCTCCGGTTTTACTCCTAAATTTTACGGAGCGATTTGTATTCCTAATTATATCAAGATTTCAAAAAAAGACTAGACTTTTTATTTCATTTGTGTTATCATGATAATTGAAGTGTGCTTAGGGCACACTTTTTTTGTGGAAACATAAATAAATGTGATTATTGCCCGCAGCATACAAAAAGGGCTGCCTCCAAGGGCAGTCCTTTTTTCTTATAAATATTACAGGATTAAAAACGCTCTATTCTTCATCGTAAGAAAGCCAGGCATATATAAACAATAATAAAACCGCATATCCAGTTATAGTAAATTTTAAGTTAAACAGGAACAAAACCGTATATTCACAAGGATTCAAAAATGTACCGTTTCCGAAGGAAATCCGTATTTTTATACTAAGCGAACTTGGAAAAGGATGCAGGCACACGCCTGCAAATCTTTTTTAAGTGAGCGATTTCTTATCGTTATCAAACTTTTTTTGTTTAGTAACGATGAATCCGTAGTGAGTAGGTTTTTGTTACGTCTTTATAAGAAATTTACTATAGATTTAAAAATGTCTTTTAGAAGAAATAGTGTAAATAGCGTTTGCCTTTTCAAAAGCGAGTTTTATAAAAAATTGATATTCAAATCTACGTATAGTCAAACAAAAGCAAAGCAGCCACAAAAGCCTATTTTCGAATATAGTCCTTTGTGGCGTTTATTTACTTATACTTTTTCAAGTTAATTTATCCTTTATATAACAAAATGGAATAAACGGAGAACCTCCATAAAATCATCTGTTATAAATTCTATGGTTTTTTCGTCTATTTGCTTCACATTGGGATAAAGACTATTGGCACTTGCCGACTGATGCTTTTTATATCTAATAGTGACGGTGAACTTTTCAGGCATTTTTACTGTACAGTCTTTCCAATTTCCCGAAAAAGTTTCTTTTGCCTTTTCTTCAATCAGCCTAAGAGCAAGCTCCG
This is a stretch of genomic DNA from Anaeropeptidivorans aminofermentans. It encodes these proteins:
- a CDS encoding HelD family protein, translating into MLNPHLEDEKKYLEEVISLMEKAKGKATEKIEGYTEGIVEKKKYVWSSPQSSDMAERAISRMDIEEDVIFAEMALKNFHQLEKSIKSPYFGRIDFKEEEKGEEAYYIGIYGFSESTYSNPLVFDWRAPLSSIFYDFEKGEAFYEAPSGVVSGELARKRQYKIRDSQMEYMIESDLNINDDVLQKELSKHSNEKMKNIVSTIQKEQNAIIRNNKAKVLIIQGAAGSGKTSIALHRTAFLLYRNKGNLRSENFLIISPNKVFGSYISNVLPELGEENIYETGFEDLAEEFLGEDYKFQTFFQQVEKILENKDKDFIKRLSLKATVKFIKELNAFLKYADEEFFQPEDINYGGFRVSKAQLKKRYELYKSDPIKTRIEKMGIFFSENYKMEFRDEAEIAIARKIRKHIEKSFLYLDPLALYKQFYKHIGYEKGFKMAEKNTLEWADVFPLIYVQIFLEGNKHKNTVIKHVLVDEMQDYTPIQYIILKKIFNCPMTILGDKYQRLNPYTSSAMELISKIFPGAECVELNKSYRSTIEIVDFSLKLQENKDIIPMERHGDKPEIIGLNTFEEEAGKISALISAYEKSDYTSLGILCKTGSQAEALYHELIKSHKNISLIDSQSEALTEGIVITTIHMCKGLEFDEIIISGVSEENFNTQIDQSFLYIACTRAMHKLYLTFTGEMSKFLA